GCGGGCTGGCGTGGGCGAGTTCGATCGCGCGGCGCAGGAAGCGGCGGTCCCGCTCGACCGCGGACTCCGGACGCAGCAGATAGCGCAGCACCGCCATGTCGCCCACCCGGGACACCTCCGCCAGGGTCAGCCGCCGGTCCGGGAAATCGGCCGGGTCGACGAACCGCGGCGCGCCCGCCGCGCCGACCAGGAGCGGCGCCACCGCCAGCTGCAATTCGTCGGCCAGGTCGGCGGCCAGGAACGCGGTGTGCACGCGGGTGCCGCCCTCGACCATGAGCCGCTCGACACCGCGGGCGCCGAGGTCGTCGAGCAGCGCGCCGAGATCGATCGTCTCCCCCAGCACCACGACCTCGGCCAGACCGGTCAGTGTGTCACCGAGCGCGGCGGCGCCGGCCGCGGTGGTGTAGACGAGTTTCGCGCCGCCCTGGTGCCACACCCGCAGCCCGGCGTCCAGCCGTCCGGTCGCGGTGACGGTGACTTTCAGCGGATGTTCGGGCTTGCCGGCCGCGACCCGGGCGGCGCGACGCGCCTGGTCGGCGACGAGCAGGCGCGGGTCGTCGCGTCGCAGGGTCTGCGCGCCGACCAGGATCGCGTCGGATTCGGCACGCACCCGGTCGACCCGGTCGAAATCGGCGGCATCGGACAGCCGCAGGCGCTCGGGGCCGACGTCATCGAGGTGGCCGTCCAGGCTCATGGCCGCGGACAGCAGGACGTAGGGCCGCCCGCTCACTGCGGCACCAGCGCGGCGACCTCCGACTCGAGCATCTCGACCAGGCCCTCCGGCGGACGCGAACCGCACACCCCGAGCCAGTTCGCCAGCATCCGGTGCCCGCCCTGGGTGAGCACCGACTCCGGATGGAACTGCACGCCGTGGATCGGCAGCTCGCGGTGCCGCATGGCCATGACGATGCCGGATTCGGTGCGGCCGAGCACCTCGATCTCCGCGGGCAGGGTGTCTTCGAGCACGGTCAGCGAGTGGTAGCGGGTCGCGGTGAACGGATCGGGCAGGCCGGCCAGGACACCCGCCCCGGCGTGGAACACCGAGCTGGTCTTGCCGTGCAGCAGTTCGGGAGCGCGGGTGACCGTGGCGCCGAACGCCTCGCCGATGGCCTGGTGGCCCAGGCACACGCCGAGCAGCGGGGTCGCCGTCCGCGCACAGGCACGCACCAGATCGATGCTGGCGCCCGCGCGATCCGGGGTGCCGGGGCCGGGGCTGATCAGGATGCCGTCGAAATCGGCGGCCACGGCGTCCGGGTCGGCGAGGTGCTGATCGTCGTTGCGCCAGACGACCGCGTCGGTGCCGAGCTGGCCCAGGTACTGCACCAGGTTGAACACGAAGCTGTCGTAGTTGTCGACGACCAGAACACGCATGGTTCGAGATTACGTGCCGGTTCAGCCGACTGCCGCATCGATTATCGGGTGGGATCACTGGGTGGGATAGCCTGGACACACACCGGAGGGCGTCGGCAGCCCCGCCCGGGCTTCCGGTGCCACTTGCACGCCGATAACGAGGACGTCATGCCCAAGTCGAAGGTCCGTAAGAAGACCGACTATACGATCAACCCTGCCAGCCGCACCCCGGTCAAGGTGAAGGCGGGGCCGTCGCCGGTCTGGTATGTCGCGATCATGCTCGGCTTCATGCTCG
This sequence is a window from Nocardia farcinica. Protein-coding genes within it:
- a CDS encoding dihydrofolate reductase family protein — its product is MSGRPYVLLSAAMSLDGHLDDVGPERLRLSDAADFDRVDRVRAESDAILVGAQTLRRDDPRLLVADQARRAARVAAGKPEHPLKVTVTATGRLDAGLRVWHQGGAKLVYTTAAGAAALGDTLTGLAEVVVLGETIDLGALLDDLGARGVERLMVEGGTRVHTAFLAADLADELQLAVAPLLVGAAGAPRFVDPADFPDRRLTLAEVSRVGDMAVLRYLLRPESAVERDRRFLRRAIELAHASPPSPTAFSVGAVIVADGAEIATGYSRENDPKVHAEEAALNKLDPRDPRLSRATIYSTLEPCSQRATAGRPPCTDRILAAGIPRVVIAWREPSTFVVNCVGVEKLREHGVDVVELPELAEAATAMNRHLDLS
- a CDS encoding aminodeoxychorismate/anthranilate synthase component II, translated to MRVLVVDNYDSFVFNLVQYLGQLGTDAVVWRNDDQHLADPDAVAADFDGILISPGPGTPDRAGASIDLVRACARTATPLLGVCLGHQAIGEAFGATVTRAPELLHGKTSSVFHAGAGVLAGLPDPFTATRYHSLTVLEDTLPAEIEVLGRTESGIVMAMRHRELPIHGVQFHPESVLTQGGHRMLANWLGVCGSRPPEGLVEMLESEVAALVPQ